A genomic region of Pseudoxanthomonas suwonensis contains the following coding sequences:
- the trbB gene encoding P-type conjugative transfer ATPase TrbB, whose amino-acid sequence MLRSALGPAIASALEDPDVVEVMLNPDGKLWIDRLSTGRAPMGVSLTPSDGERIIRLVASHVHAEVHAGKPLLSAELPETGERFEGVLPPVVTAPAFALRKRAIGVWRLADYVSDGILTAAQAAFLRQAVREEQNILIAGGTSTGKTTLANALLAEIAEIGDRVFLVEDTVELQCTAADHVPLRTQPGVVTLADLVRVAMRFRLDRVAVGEVRGGEALDLVKVWGTGHPGGVATVHAGSVLGALLRLEQLILEVALAAPRALIAETVNVVVFIAGRGRARRVQDIARVVGLDDSGYRLESQTRLAQAPLIFPTTGDPS is encoded by the coding sequence ATGCTGCGTTCCGCACTGGGGCCGGCGATCGCCTCCGCGCTGGAAGACCCGGACGTCGTGGAAGTGATGCTCAACCCCGACGGCAAGCTGTGGATCGATCGCCTTTCCACGGGACGCGCGCCGATGGGCGTGTCGCTGACGCCGTCCGATGGCGAACGGATCATCCGGCTGGTGGCCTCGCACGTCCACGCCGAGGTGCACGCGGGCAAGCCGCTGCTGAGCGCGGAACTGCCAGAAACCGGCGAACGCTTCGAGGGCGTGCTGCCGCCGGTGGTAACGGCGCCGGCGTTCGCGCTGCGCAAGCGAGCGATCGGCGTCTGGCGCCTGGCCGACTACGTGAGCGACGGCATCCTGACCGCTGCGCAGGCGGCGTTCCTGCGGCAGGCCGTGCGCGAGGAACAGAACATCCTGATCGCCGGCGGCACCAGCACCGGCAAGACCACGCTCGCCAATGCGTTGCTCGCGGAGATTGCCGAGATCGGCGACCGCGTGTTCCTGGTGGAGGACACGGTGGAGCTGCAGTGCACCGCCGCCGACCATGTGCCGCTGCGCACGCAGCCGGGCGTGGTGACGCTGGCCGACCTGGTGCGCGTGGCAATGCGGTTCCGGCTTGACCGGGTGGCGGTGGGCGAAGTGCGTGGCGGCGAGGCGCTGGATCTCGTCAAGGTCTGGGGCACCGGGCATCCCGGCGGGGTCGCCACGGTGCACGCCGGTTCCGTGCTCGGTGCGCTGCTGCGGCTGGAGCAGTTGATCCTCGAAGTCGCGCTGGCCGCGCCGCGTGCGCTGATCGCCGAGACGGTCAACGTGGTGGTGTTCATCGCCGGGCGCGGCCGCGCGCGGCGGGTACAGGACATCGCGCGCGTGGTCGGCCTCGACGACAGCGGCTACCGGCTGGAGTCGCAGACCCGTCTGGCGCAAGCGCCGCTCATTTTTCCAACGACAGGAGATCCGTCATGA
- a CDS encoding CopG family transcriptional regulator has product MSRVRRNVYFEHAHDKRLSELAAMKGVSVSGIVAAAVAAYLSPEDDSREMVAKRLDRLSRQFERLERDQTILIESLALYVRYYLTVSAPIPESHQAAAKAQGQARFAQFVEQLGRRMGRGQSLLRDLAATRPEDQADPAPIAQGESA; this is encoded by the coding sequence ATGAGCCGGGTCCGTCGCAACGTGTATTTCGAGCACGCGCACGACAAGCGGCTGTCGGAGCTGGCCGCGATGAAGGGCGTGTCGGTGTCCGGCATCGTCGCCGCGGCGGTGGCCGCGTACCTGTCGCCGGAGGACGACAGCCGGGAGATGGTCGCCAAGCGGCTGGACCGGCTGTCGCGCCAGTTCGAGCGGCTGGAGCGCGACCAGACCATCCTGATCGAATCGCTGGCGCTGTACGTGCGCTATTACCTGACGGTCAGCGCACCTATTCCCGAGTCGCACCAGGCCGCCGCGAAGGCGCAGGGGCAGGCACGGTTCGCGCAGTTCGTCGAACAGTTGGGTCGGCGGATGGGACGCGGGCAGAGCCTCTTGCGCGACCTGGCCGCCACGCGGCCGGAAGACCAGGCAGACCCCGCACCCATTGCACAGGGAGAATCGGCATGA
- the traG gene encoding IncP-type conjugal transfer protein TraG: MGIVVAGTWTATQWTAAQLGYQSRLGAPWFELSGYPVYAPWRLFAWWLDYEASAPQVFHRGGLIVVGSVAVAVMVSVVARTARGRTPASMHGSACWATKAQARMAGLLAARGVLLGRLGADYLRHDGPEHVMLFAPTRTGKAVGVVVPTLLSWPHSVIVHDIKEEHWQLTAGWRSRFSHCLYFNPTDARSAAYNPLLEVRRGVHEVRDVQNIADLLVDPEGALERRNHWEKTSHALLVGAILHVLYAEPDKSLRGVANFLSNPARSIERTLGAMMRTPHLGDRPHPVVAAAAREMLNRSDNERSGVLSTAMSFLGLYHDPVVAEVTSRCDWRIADLVLAQAPVSLYLVVPPSDIERTRPLVRLLLNQIGRRLTETLPQRETPRRRFRWGRRAEVAPEGHPLLWVLDEFPALGRLDFFEQALAFMAGYRMRALLIAQSLNQIEAAYGSNNSILDNCHVRVAFAPNDERTARRLSDTLGMATQEHMHRSYGGSRGALWLDHVNVSRQAIGRPLLTPGEIMQLPPDEELVMVAGHPPLRARKLRYYADPNFVRRVLPPPALADGPYADAPPRSADDWSALPVASAPVVEEGFDADDVGNDGGLQQEEIAWALRAAPASDLAVLDDEAPAAWRVPQRQRGVRPVIGPDGGVPL; encoded by the coding sequence ATGGGCATCGTGGTCGCGGGCACGTGGACGGCGACGCAATGGACGGCGGCGCAGCTCGGCTATCAGTCGCGCCTGGGTGCGCCGTGGTTCGAGCTGTCGGGTTATCCGGTGTACGCGCCGTGGCGATTGTTCGCATGGTGGCTGGACTACGAGGCGTCTGCGCCACAGGTCTTCCATCGCGGCGGGCTGATCGTGGTCGGCAGCGTCGCGGTCGCGGTGATGGTGTCCGTCGTGGCCCGCACGGCGCGGGGGCGCACGCCGGCCTCGATGCACGGTTCGGCGTGCTGGGCGACGAAGGCGCAGGCGCGGATGGCCGGGCTGCTCGCCGCGCGCGGCGTGCTACTCGGCCGGCTTGGCGCGGACTACCTGCGCCACGACGGTCCGGAGCACGTGATGCTCTTCGCGCCCACGCGCACCGGCAAGGCGGTGGGCGTGGTGGTGCCGACGCTGCTGAGCTGGCCGCACTCGGTCATCGTCCATGACATCAAGGAGGAACACTGGCAGTTGACCGCCGGCTGGCGGTCGCGGTTCTCGCACTGCCTCTACTTCAACCCCACCGACGCACGGTCGGCGGCGTACAACCCGCTGCTGGAGGTGCGGCGCGGCGTGCACGAGGTGCGCGACGTGCAGAACATCGCCGACCTGCTGGTCGACCCGGAAGGCGCGCTGGAACGGCGCAACCACTGGGAGAAGACCTCGCACGCGCTGCTGGTCGGGGCGATCCTGCACGTGCTCTACGCCGAGCCGGACAAGTCCCTGCGCGGCGTCGCCAATTTCCTGTCCAACCCGGCCCGGTCGATCGAACGCACGCTGGGCGCGATGATGCGCACGCCGCACCTGGGCGACCGACCGCACCCCGTGGTGGCCGCAGCGGCACGGGAAATGCTCAACCGCAGCGATAACGAGCGCTCGGGCGTGTTGTCCACGGCGATGTCGTTTCTCGGCCTGTATCACGATCCGGTGGTGGCCGAGGTGACCTCGCGCTGCGACTGGCGCATTGCCGACCTGGTGTTGGCACAGGCGCCGGTGTCGCTGTATCTGGTGGTGCCGCCGTCCGACATCGAGCGCACCCGTCCGCTGGTCCGGCTGCTGCTGAACCAGATCGGTCGGCGGCTGACCGAGACCCTGCCACAGCGCGAGACGCCGCGGCGGAGGTTCCGTTGGGGACGACGGGCGGAGGTCGCGCCCGAAGGTCACCCCTTGCTGTGGGTGCTGGACGAGTTCCCGGCGCTGGGCAGGTTGGACTTCTTCGAGCAGGCGCTGGCCTTCATGGCCGGCTACCGTATGCGGGCGCTGCTGATCGCGCAGTCGCTCAACCAGATCGAGGCGGCCTATGGCAGCAACAACTCGATCCTGGACAACTGCCACGTGCGTGTGGCGTTCGCGCCCAACGACGAACGCACGGCCCGGCGGCTGTCGGACACGCTCGGCATGGCGACGCAGGAGCACATGCACCGCAGCTACGGCGGTTCTCGCGGTGCGTTGTGGCTGGACCACGTCAACGTGTCCCGGCAGGCGATCGGTCGGCCGTTGCTGACGCCGGGCGAGATCATGCAGCTGCCGCCGGACGAGGAACTGGTCATGGTGGCGGGGCATCCGCCGCTGCGCGCGCGCAAGCTGCGGTACTACGCCGATCCGAACTTCGTCCGGCGGGTGTTGCCGCCGCCGGCGCTGGCGGATGGGCCGTATGCGGATGCGCCGCCTCGCAGCGCCGACGACTGGAGTGCGCTGCCGGTTGCGTCGGCGCCGGTGGTCGAGGAGGGCTTCGACGCCGACGATGTCGGAAACGACGGCGGGTTGCAGCAGGAGGAGATCGCGTGGGCCCTGCGCGCGGCGCCGGCATCCGATCTGGCGGTCCTCGATGACGAGGCGCCCGCGGCGTGGCGCGTTCCGCAGCGGCAGCGCGGCGTGCGGCCGGTGATTGGACCTGACGGAGGCGTCCCGCTATGA
- a CDS encoding EexN family lipoprotein: MRQHYGLWLGLFLVGCQPSAPADTVESLTADLERLKVVQRQCRLDRASLGDAVCDAASEAYRRRFMGDRAGDGKQK; the protein is encoded by the coding sequence ATGCGACAGCACTACGGACTCTGGCTGGGGCTGTTCCTGGTCGGCTGCCAACCGTCGGCGCCCGCCGACACGGTCGAATCCCTGACGGCTGACCTGGAGCGGTTGAAAGTGGTGCAGCGCCAATGTCGGCTCGACCGCGCCAGCCTGGGCGACGCGGTGTGCGATGCCGCCAGCGAGGCCTATCGGCGACGTTTCATGGGCGATCGTGCCGGAGATGGCAAACAAAAGTGA
- a CDS encoding LysR family transcriptional regulator, whose translation MELRHLRYFIAVGEEQHFGRAAERLHIEQSPLSRAIKDLEYDLGTQLLERTTRNTRLTWAGEVFLKEAKRVLAALEQAKISGRAAGAGFRGSLRIAMSDGTASPQFAALLARCREQEPDVRLRLFEVPLAQQLLGLRTDLYDVGFAHASPDVDGVAAVPAWIDPLVLAIPARHPLLAHKRVPLADLLHYPLVLFHPELAEGAHRQAQRLLRAVDAEPTVVERVAGFDTMMALVAAGYGVGFANATQLNQYRHPEVIARPLAGRSAVLTTYLLRPDVPPSEQLGRFIERAVPAEGEEADKKS comes from the coding sequence ATGGAACTGCGGCATCTCCGGTACTTCATTGCGGTTGGTGAGGAACAGCACTTCGGGCGGGCAGCCGAGCGATTGCATATCGAGCAGTCGCCGCTGTCGCGGGCGATCAAGGACCTGGAGTACGATCTCGGCACCCAGCTCTTGGAGCGCACCACGCGCAATACCCGCCTGACCTGGGCGGGCGAGGTGTTCCTGAAGGAGGCCAAGCGCGTCCTTGCCGCATTGGAGCAGGCCAAGATCAGTGGGCGGGCGGCGGGCGCGGGGTTTCGCGGCTCGCTCAGGATCGCGATGTCCGACGGGACGGCCTCGCCGCAGTTTGCGGCGCTGCTGGCACGCTGCCGCGAACAGGAACCGGACGTGCGCCTGCGGCTGTTCGAGGTCCCGCTGGCGCAGCAGCTGCTGGGCCTGCGTACCGACTTGTACGACGTGGGTTTCGCACATGCGTCGCCCGATGTGGATGGCGTGGCGGCCGTGCCGGCCTGGATCGATCCGTTGGTGCTTGCGATCCCGGCCCGGCATCCGCTGCTGGCGCACAAGCGCGTGCCGCTGGCCGATCTGCTGCACTACCCGCTGGTGCTGTTTCATCCCGAACTGGCCGAAGGCGCGCATCGGCAGGCGCAGCGTCTGCTGCGCGCCGTGGACGCCGAGCCGACGGTGGTGGAGCGCGTAGCCGGATTCGACACGATGATGGCACTGGTCGCCGCTGGCTACGGCGTCGGCTTCGCCAATGCCACGCAACTTAACCAGTACCGGCACCCGGAGGTGATCGCCCGCCCGCTCGCGGGCAGGTCTGCAGTGCTGACCACGTACCTGCTGCGGCCCGACGTGCCCCCATCCGAGCAGCTGGGGCGGTTCATCGAGCGGGCTGTACCAGCGGAGGGGGAAGAAGCAGACAAGAAATCGTGA
- a CDS encoding alpha/beta hydrolase family protein, with the protein MKIAFRAGLSWRDGRKISSALMIASVFISGGFSVADAVNKQSLTVRDSIVTTRFMVADRNGTSVAVSPDGSRYVAMLIRGDIERDGVEVEVVTGELASLDVATPQPVVSLFTRGLGRAASALLMPTVNFPAWVDNERIAFLWEDERGIRQVVMVNVKTKQWNYLTNSRTDVTNFAIGGHNTVVYEARREYSPEISMQRWRNGFSVDNTDAYSLVTGVVDGSTIQDIVWGLGERFVQTGMPPDARVNKLQVKNGGVNTYNLHWPTIKPVVSPDGRMAIVSGTPQQIPDSWRRYNLGLLGEIAPDWETRRHTGARQLQQMYVVSVDRASAWPLFDAPLNPANTMQSTLKWAPEGRSILVWAVYLPADSQDAEGLAGDAIAEVDVVTGRYKKLPLSAEATKQIEDAYWTGSDAVEIHVAGERLSFRKRSGDWKLVEAVSQREPTPTISIEVRQDVNTPPALYAVEDATGRAKMVFEPNPGLTARFSLGKVEIIDWRDEDDQTWQGRLFYPIGYQRSQRYPLVIQTQGWTRPEDFTLYGRGTLGPGASVHLGQPLANRGIAVLVLGPSPPASGPEATVRMRGFKSAINHLDAQGMVDRSRIGIMGHSRGGWHVAYALAFSDFPFAAAIDDDAIDSGYVEATMLSWADTERRNGADPFGVGMKDWLERAPAFNVEHIRTPLLMTVTDSFAGKAAPVVMHWEMFSRLRHLRKPVELYVIPNIERGSHVLQNPSQVLAHQERAMDWWRYWLLDERDSSEEKREQYADWDKLRELRDQDAKQPKPPRLRWTVEPVASEAGP; encoded by the coding sequence ATGAAGATTGCATTCCGAGCTGGGCTTTCTTGGCGCGATGGCCGAAAAATTTCGTCTGCGCTAATGATAGCCTCGGTGTTCATCTCTGGCGGGTTTAGCGTAGCGGACGCTGTGAACAAGCAATCGCTGACCGTGCGCGATAGCATCGTGACGACACGGTTCATGGTGGCCGACAGGAACGGCACGAGCGTCGCGGTATCGCCGGATGGAAGTCGCTATGTCGCGATGTTGATTCGGGGCGACATTGAACGCGACGGCGTCGAGGTTGAGGTCGTCACTGGTGAGCTGGCTTCGTTGGATGTGGCTACTCCTCAACCTGTGGTCTCGTTGTTCACGCGCGGGCTCGGCCGCGCGGCGTCAGCTCTGTTGATGCCTACCGTGAACTTTCCGGCTTGGGTCGACAATGAACGCATCGCATTCCTATGGGAAGATGAGCGTGGAATTCGCCAAGTGGTTATGGTGAATGTCAAAACTAAGCAATGGAACTACTTGACAAACTCTAGAACCGACGTGACGAACTTCGCCATAGGTGGTCACAATACCGTGGTATATGAGGCAAGGCGGGAGTATTCGCCGGAGATCTCGATGCAGCGGTGGCGAAATGGATTCTCGGTCGATAACACCGACGCGTATTCCTTGGTGACCGGCGTGGTTGATGGTTCTACGATTCAAGACATAGTTTGGGGGTTGGGCGAACGGTTCGTGCAAACAGGGATGCCACCGGACGCCCGCGTTAATAAACTCCAAGTCAAGAATGGTGGCGTTAATACCTACAATTTGCACTGGCCTACGATCAAGCCCGTCGTTTCGCCTGATGGCCGCATGGCCATCGTTTCGGGTACTCCCCAGCAGATACCGGATAGTTGGCGCCGATATAATCTAGGGCTGCTTGGGGAGATTGCGCCTGATTGGGAAACTCGAAGACATACCGGTGCGCGACAGCTTCAGCAGATGTATGTCGTTTCGGTTGACCGGGCTTCGGCGTGGCCCCTTTTTGACGCTCCCCTGAACCCCGCAAATACCATGCAGTCTACCCTTAAGTGGGCGCCAGAAGGTCGCTCGATCCTAGTGTGGGCGGTCTATCTGCCTGCTGATTCCCAAGACGCCGAGGGCCTTGCAGGTGATGCAATTGCCGAAGTCGATGTGGTAACGGGGCGGTACAAGAAGCTGCCGCTGTCGGCCGAGGCCACAAAGCAAATCGAAGATGCATACTGGACAGGTTCGGATGCTGTCGAGATTCACGTTGCGGGTGAGCGCCTGTCTTTCCGCAAACGGAGTGGCGACTGGAAATTGGTCGAAGCAGTGAGCCAGCGCGAACCGACGCCAACCATCAGCATAGAAGTGCGCCAAGATGTGAACACGCCTCCTGCCCTCTACGCCGTTGAAGATGCAACTGGTCGCGCGAAGATGGTTTTTGAACCCAATCCCGGGCTCACCGCTCGTTTCTCGCTCGGCAAGGTAGAAATTATCGATTGGCGTGACGAAGACGATCAGACTTGGCAAGGGCGGCTTTTTTATCCGATTGGCTATCAACGATCCCAGCGCTATCCGTTGGTGATCCAAACTCAGGGTTGGACAAGACCCGAGGACTTTACGTTGTACGGTCGCGGAACTCTCGGTCCGGGGGCATCAGTGCACCTCGGCCAACCGCTCGCGAATCGGGGCATCGCTGTGCTGGTGCTCGGTCCATCTCCACCGGCGAGTGGTCCGGAAGCAACGGTGAGGATGCGTGGATTCAAGTCGGCGATCAATCATCTTGATGCGCAAGGAATGGTTGATAGAAGCCGTATCGGCATCATGGGTCACAGCCGTGGTGGATGGCACGTGGCGTATGCGCTCGCCTTCTCCGATTTTCCTTTCGCGGCGGCGATTGACGACGATGCCATCGACTCCGGGTATGTCGAGGCGACAATGCTGAGCTGGGCGGACACCGAAAGGCGGAATGGTGCGGATCCCTTTGGCGTGGGAATGAAAGACTGGCTCGAACGCGCACCGGCCTTCAACGTCGAACACATCCGAACCCCGCTGTTGATGACGGTTACCGATTCGTTCGCCGGCAAGGCGGCGCCGGTGGTCATGCACTGGGAAATGTTCAGCAGATTGCGGCATCTAAGGAAGCCAGTCGAACTCTACGTCATTCCAAACATTGAGCGCGGCAGTCACGTCCTACAGAACCCCTCGCAGGTGCTGGCACATCAGGAGCGGGCTATGGACTGGTGGCGGTACTGGCTGCTGGACGAACGCGATTCCAGTGAAGAAAAAAGGGAGCAGTACGCCGATTGGGACAAGCTACGCGAACTCAGAGATCAGGATGCGAAGCAGCCCAAGCCGCCGCGCCTGCGTTGGACAGTGGAGCCAGTAGCGTCCGAAGCAGGTCCTTGA
- a CDS encoding TonB-dependent receptor, whose amino-acid sequence MRIATAKHTLLSAAVASCLWMLTCPSTAFAQATEQAITWNVPAGPLDQALRRAMSQGRLSVSYAPELVAGKTTRGVSGAHAPAEALRQLLDGTGLAAEAVSGNAFALRPAASGNQAPAAPSGNTEQRRRPETTQTLETATELERMTVTGTRIRGVQPSSPLLMISQEDMRLAGHHNLGDVIRAIPQNFSGGQNPGVLPEAGAGQSSNTNITGASSLNLRGLGPDATLTLLNGARLPYDGGMQATDVAVIPVAAIDRFEVLLDGASAIYGSDAVGGVANIILKRDYDGAELTARYGEATSGGYEQTQVSAVVGTAWSSGSLLIAGETLSSSAVRAAQRDYMRHISHPDQHMIYPAISQDGILVSGYQNIGSRTELTLDAFYTKRTMRNYSICAPAFRCDTDVDLNIYGLSPSIRISLPADWSMRMHAFSGEDEARTFMGLYSLSTGALVQQVDGEYINRTDAAGVEFEGALFNLLGGEARLSLGGGWRNSEYVDHMLTGGSIKSRNLFTEINLPLVGESGEVPLVHRLSLSGAVRYDDYDRFGGATTPKVGALWQVTPNVDIRASWGKSFKAPKLLEQFQERLVFLYAAETFGIPNAASSATVLMTSGGNPDLGPERAEIATAGIMIRPAFLPGASVELGWFDIDYRERVVAPFPSFESFSQALADHAYDNFITRDPTNEQQQVALQTARFSNRTGGVYDPESVIALFENNWFNASRQRVRGVDLDMKYATPAYSGLISFNLGGSWITDSKRQLIEGLPEIETAGVVWFPPRFKGRAGGHWSRNAFSAGVIVNYLGGVRDTQITPNSKGSSMTTLDLVFDYAADPNFLSGFGLNLSITNAFDESPPYMVPFQSFHASYDSTNYSALGRVISLGITKRF is encoded by the coding sequence ATGCGCATCGCCACCGCCAAGCACACGCTGTTGTCCGCCGCCGTCGCCTCCTGTTTGTGGATGCTGACATGCCCGTCCACGGCGTTCGCGCAGGCCACCGAGCAAGCCATCACCTGGAATGTTCCGGCTGGGCCGCTGGACCAGGCGCTGCGCCGGGCGATGTCGCAAGGCAGGCTCAGCGTCTCCTACGCACCGGAACTGGTGGCCGGCAAGACCACGCGCGGTGTCAGTGGCGCACACGCGCCGGCTGAGGCACTTCGCCAGCTGCTGGACGGCACAGGCCTGGCGGCCGAAGCGGTCAGTGGCAACGCTTTCGCCTTGCGCCCCGCAGCATCCGGCAACCAAGCGCCAGCGGCGCCTTCTGGCAATACTGAGCAGCGTCGGAGGCCCGAAACAACGCAAACGCTAGAGACGGCGACAGAACTGGAAAGAATGACAGTCACAGGCACGCGCATTCGCGGTGTACAGCCTTCCTCGCCGCTGCTGATGATTTCGCAAGAGGATATGCGGCTTGCTGGTCATCATAACCTCGGCGACGTGATTCGCGCCATTCCACAGAACTTTTCGGGGGGGCAAAATCCCGGCGTGCTGCCAGAAGCGGGCGCGGGACAATCTTCAAACACCAACATTACTGGCGCCTCTAGTCTCAACCTGCGTGGGCTCGGCCCCGACGCGACACTGACGCTCCTCAACGGCGCCCGCCTGCCTTACGACGGGGGGATGCAGGCCACCGACGTTGCGGTGATACCCGTCGCGGCAATCGACCGTTTTGAGGTGCTGCTCGATGGCGCTAGCGCCATTTACGGGTCGGACGCGGTGGGCGGCGTTGCAAATATCATCCTGAAGCGCGACTACGATGGCGCGGAACTGACCGCGCGCTACGGTGAAGCGACGAGTGGCGGATACGAGCAAACGCAAGTGAGCGCCGTTGTCGGAACGGCATGGTCCTCGGGTAGCCTCCTAATCGCTGGAGAGACCTTAAGCAGCAGCGCCGTGCGCGCCGCGCAGCGGGATTACATGAGGCATATTTCCCATCCAGATCAGCACATGATCTATCCCGCAATCTCCCAGGACGGGATTCTGGTTAGTGGATACCAGAATATAGGATCACGAACCGAACTGACGCTGGACGCGTTTTATACGAAAAGGACAATGAGAAACTACTCGATCTGTGCGCCTGCATTTCGGTGCGACACAGATGTGGATCTGAATATTTACGGATTATCCCCCTCGATCCGGATCTCGTTGCCTGCGGACTGGTCGATGCGGATGCATGCGTTTTCCGGAGAAGACGAAGCAAGAACGTTCATGGGCTTGTACTCGCTGTCGACCGGGGCGCTGGTGCAACAAGTCGACGGCGAGTACATAAATCGTACCGATGCGGCAGGCGTCGAGTTCGAGGGGGCGCTATTCAATCTTCTTGGAGGTGAAGCGCGCCTCTCCTTAGGTGGTGGATGGCGAAATTCCGAATACGTGGACCACATGTTGACCGGTGGCTCGATCAAAAGTCGAAACCTGTTCACGGAGATCAACTTGCCCTTGGTCGGCGAGTCAGGAGAAGTTCCATTAGTCCACCGGCTATCCCTCAGTGGTGCGGTTCGCTACGACGACTATGATCGTTTTGGTGGCGCTACTACACCGAAGGTCGGGGCGCTCTGGCAGGTTACGCCGAATGTCGATATCCGGGCTAGCTGGGGAAAAAGCTTTAAAGCGCCAAAATTGCTGGAACAGTTTCAAGAAAGACTAGTGTTTCTCTATGCCGCGGAAACGTTTGGCATCCCTAACGCCGCGAGTTCAGCAACCGTTCTTATGACATCGGGTGGCAATCCTGATCTTGGCCCAGAACGTGCAGAGATAGCTACTGCGGGAATAATGATTCGGCCTGCGTTCTTGCCTGGTGCCTCGGTAGAACTTGGTTGGTTTGATATCGACTACCGCGAGCGCGTAGTAGCACCATTCCCATCATTTGAATCGTTCAGCCAGGCACTAGCCGACCACGCTTACGATAACTTCATCACGCGCGATCCGACAAACGAACAGCAGCAGGTCGCGCTACAGACGGCACGATTTTCTAATCGAACCGGAGGTGTCTACGATCCGGAAAGCGTCATCGCACTATTCGAGAACAACTGGTTCAACGCATCACGGCAGCGAGTGCGAGGCGTGGATCTGGATATGAAGTACGCGACGCCTGCCTACAGCGGGCTTATATCTTTCAATCTTGGTGGAAGTTGGATCACGGATAGCAAGCGTCAGTTGATCGAGGGATTGCCTGAAATTGAAACTGCGGGCGTAGTGTGGTTTCCGCCTCGGTTCAAGGGACGCGCGGGTGGGCATTGGTCGCGAAATGCATTCAGCGCTGGAGTAATCGTGAACTATCTTGGTGGCGTGCGTGATACCCAGATCACGCCCAACTCAAAGGGGAGTTCGATGACCACGCTGGACCTAGTGTTCGACTACGCTGCTGACCCGAATTTCCTAAGCGGCTTCGGCTTGAACCTGTCGATCACAAATGCATTCGACGAATCGCCACCATATATGGTTCCCTTTCAATCTTTTCACGCAAGCTATGACTCAACGAACTACTCCGCGCTTGGCCGTGTCATCAGCCTTGGTATCACGAAACGCTTCTGA
- a CDS encoding RNA polymerase sigma factor yields the protein MANAHDTFLYAPEVAAPAPATDEGRLDAFLRTQSKALVAFLRARSYSEEDAQDTAQEALARFARHYAGRPVDEWQPVLYRIAVNAANDRLRLLRRRAADQHVPLEAVEIEDERQDAEQAAADAQYDAMLAEAVLALPERCRQVYLLARVRGMDTAEVARLCGISQRMVQKQLANALQHVWRRFAKDPSDAL from the coding sequence ATGGCCAACGCGCACGACACCTTCCTCTACGCCCCCGAGGTCGCCGCGCCGGCGCCCGCGACGGACGAAGGGCGCCTGGACGCCTTCCTGCGAACGCAGTCGAAGGCGCTGGTGGCGTTCCTGCGCGCACGCAGCTACAGCGAGGAGGACGCGCAGGATACGGCGCAGGAGGCGCTGGCCCGCTTTGCCCGCCACTACGCCGGGCGACCGGTGGACGAGTGGCAGCCGGTGCTGTACCGGATCGCGGTCAACGCGGCCAACGACCGGCTGCGCCTGCTGCGCCGGCGCGCGGCCGACCAGCACGTGCCGCTGGAGGCGGTGGAGATCGAGGACGAGCGGCAGGACGCGGAGCAGGCGGCGGCCGACGCGCAGTACGACGCGATGCTGGCCGAGGCGGTGCTGGCGCTGCCCGAGCGCTGCCGGCAGGTGTACCTGCTGGCCCGCGTGCGCGGCATGGACACGGCCGAGGTGGCCCGGCTTTGCGGGATCAGCCAGCGCATGGTGCAGAAGCAACTGGCGAATGCGCTCCAACACGTCTGGCGCAGGTTCGCGAAGGACCCTTCGGATGCGTTGTAG